In Sporichthya polymorpha DSM 43042, a genomic segment contains:
- a CDS encoding UvrD-helicase domain-containing protein encodes MRRTSATAHDLLGPLPSGTTLLEASAGTGKTYTIAALVTRYVAEGVTSLGDLLVVTFGRAATRELRERVRERLTGARDALADPAAARASGDDVLVHLATGDADEIEARRERLIATTADFDAATITTTHGFCQLVIRGLGTAADADPDTELLEDLTDLRGEVATDLYLRKYAPVDEHPAFGFGVAHEVAKAATLDAHAQIAPTDGEGPARDRARYAGAVRNELRRRLRARRAMSFDDLLVVLRDALRGADAEAVRARLRERYRVVLVDEFQDTDPVQWEILESAFHGHATLVLIGDPKQAIYAFRGGDVQTYLRAAELAGTHATLPRNFRSDARVLTGLEALFGGAPLGDERIRVEPVEAGRPEPLLHSPDGPTAAVRLRVHPGPTGSSPKVAKADPLRESVAADVVRDIVRVLTDGSTLREKPNGPARAVHPGDIAVLVRRNSDGERIRDLLVKAKVPTVLRAATSVFSTPAAMDWLVLLEALEQPHRIGRVRRLAVTDFVGRTASQVDSGGERAHDALAQQARTWANVLAERGPAALLAAVDADHGTFARLLRESGGERRATDLRHICDMLHTAATNERLGLVALLTWLRRRIAEADRDPDAERSRRLDSDARAVQIVSIHMSKGLEFPLVHVPFAWARWVWDDAEVTLFHGPDGTRIRDVGGRGGPGWTEALRTGQEEDAGEELRLLYVAATRARSQLTLWWGRSTITEQAPLHRLLFTPPGETPRQRVPVPDLDTAVAQLEQRAAVADGALGIELVELPIEPATWSPESPTVGEPRALEFRRTVDTAWRRTSYSALTAAAHEAGPAATEPEAAGTTDEPVEGEPAPAVDGMVPDDPSANWPPSPFGDLPAGAAFGSLVHAVLEEVDPTASDLREALRPAVERAQRYVPVGGVEPDALIDALEVAMTTPLGPLADERRLADFAPTDRLSEMEFELPLAGGDTPGRDVRLGEVAGLLTAHLPAGDPVRPYADRLRAPDLAGQPLRGYLTGSIDAVLRVPGADGPRYLVVDYKTNRLHPAGVAATAWHYRPEVLGPAMRASDYPLQALLYQVALHRYLTWRQPGYEPAKHLGGVLYLYLRGMCGPGTAGPDGVPGVFAWAPPAQLAVAVSNLLAGGAP; translated from the coding sequence ATGCGACGGACCTCCGCGACCGCCCACGACCTGCTCGGCCCGCTGCCGAGCGGGACGACCCTGCTCGAAGCCAGTGCCGGCACCGGGAAGACCTACACGATCGCCGCGCTCGTCACGCGCTACGTGGCCGAGGGCGTCACGTCGCTCGGTGACCTGCTCGTGGTCACGTTCGGCCGGGCCGCGACCCGCGAGCTGCGGGAACGGGTGCGGGAACGGCTCACCGGCGCGCGGGACGCCCTCGCCGACCCGGCGGCGGCGCGGGCGAGCGGTGACGACGTGCTGGTGCACCTCGCGACCGGCGACGCCGACGAGATCGAGGCGCGCCGGGAGCGGTTGATCGCGACGACCGCGGACTTCGACGCCGCGACGATCACCACGACGCACGGGTTCTGCCAGCTCGTCATCCGCGGGCTCGGCACGGCGGCCGACGCCGACCCGGACACCGAACTGCTCGAGGACCTGACCGACCTGCGCGGCGAGGTCGCCACCGACCTGTACCTGCGCAAGTACGCCCCGGTCGACGAACACCCGGCGTTCGGGTTCGGCGTCGCGCACGAGGTCGCGAAGGCGGCCACGCTGGACGCGCACGCCCAGATCGCGCCGACCGACGGCGAGGGCCCGGCGCGGGACCGCGCGCGGTACGCCGGCGCGGTCCGGAACGAGCTGCGCCGGCGGCTGCGCGCGCGGCGGGCGATGAGCTTCGACGACCTACTCGTCGTCCTGCGCGACGCCCTGCGCGGCGCGGACGCCGAGGCGGTCCGCGCCCGGCTGCGCGAGCGCTACCGCGTCGTGCTCGTCGACGAGTTCCAGGACACCGACCCGGTGCAGTGGGAGATCCTCGAGTCGGCGTTTCACGGCCACGCGACGCTCGTCCTGATCGGCGACCCGAAGCAGGCCATCTACGCCTTCCGCGGTGGGGACGTCCAGACCTACCTGCGGGCGGCGGAACTCGCCGGCACGCACGCCACGCTGCCCCGCAACTTCCGCAGCGACGCCCGGGTGCTGACGGGTTTGGAGGCGTTGTTCGGCGGTGCCCCGCTCGGCGACGAGCGGATCCGCGTCGAGCCCGTGGAGGCCGGCCGGCCGGAGCCGCTGCTGCACAGCCCGGACGGCCCGACGGCGGCGGTGCGGTTGCGCGTGCACCCCGGCCCGACCGGGAGCAGCCCGAAGGTCGCGAAGGCCGACCCGCTGCGCGAGTCGGTCGCGGCCGACGTGGTGCGGGACATCGTCCGCGTGCTCACCGACGGCAGCACCCTGCGCGAGAAGCCGAACGGCCCGGCACGCGCCGTGCACCCCGGCGACATCGCCGTGCTAGTCCGGCGCAACAGCGACGGCGAGCGGATCCGCGACCTGCTGGTGAAGGCCAAGGTGCCGACGGTCCTGCGCGCGGCCACCAGCGTCTTCAGCACGCCGGCGGCGATGGACTGGCTCGTGCTGCTCGAGGCGCTGGAGCAGCCGCACCGGATCGGCCGGGTCCGGCGGCTCGCCGTGACCGACTTCGTCGGGCGCACCGCCTCGCAGGTCGACTCGGGTGGCGAGCGCGCGCACGACGCCCTGGCGCAGCAGGCGCGGACGTGGGCGAACGTGCTCGCCGAGCGCGGGCCGGCCGCTCTGCTCGCCGCCGTGGACGCGGATCACGGCACCTTCGCGCGCCTGCTCCGCGAGTCCGGCGGCGAGCGCCGCGCCACCGACCTCCGGCACATCTGCGACATGCTCCACACGGCCGCGACCAACGAGCGGCTCGGGCTGGTCGCGCTGCTGACCTGGCTCCGTCGCCGGATCGCGGAGGCCGACCGCGACCCCGACGCCGAACGCAGCCGGCGCCTGGACTCCGACGCCCGCGCCGTCCAGATCGTCTCGATCCACATGAGCAAAGGCCTGGAGTTCCCGCTGGTCCACGTGCCCTTCGCCTGGGCGCGCTGGGTCTGGGACGACGCCGAGGTGACGCTGTTCCACGGGCCGGACGGCACCCGCATCCGCGACGTCGGCGGCCGCGGCGGACCGGGCTGGACCGAGGCGCTGCGGACCGGCCAGGAGGAGGACGCCGGCGAGGAGCTGCGTCTGCTCTACGTGGCGGCGACCCGGGCGCGGTCGCAGTTGACGCTGTGGTGGGGGCGTTCGACGATCACCGAGCAGGCGCCGCTGCACCGCCTGCTGTTCACGCCGCCCGGTGAGACGCCGCGGCAGCGTGTCCCCGTGCCCGACCTCGACACCGCGGTGGCGCAGCTGGAGCAGCGGGCCGCGGTCGCGGACGGGGCGCTCGGCATCGAGCTCGTCGAGCTGCCGATCGAGCCGGCGACCTGGTCACCGGAGTCGCCGACGGTCGGCGAGCCGCGGGCGCTGGAGTTCCGGCGCACCGTGGACACCGCGTGGCGGCGGACCTCGTACTCCGCGCTCACCGCGGCCGCGCACGAGGCCGGCCCCGCGGCGACCGAGCCCGAGGCGGCGGGGACCACCGACGAACCCGTCGAGGGCGAGCCCGCCCCCGCCGTGGACGGCATGGTGCCTGACGACCCGTCAGCGAATTGGCCGCCCTCCCCGTTCGGCGACCTGCCCGCCGGCGCCGCGTTCGGCAGCCTGGTACACGCGGTCCTGGAGGAGGTCGACCCCACCGCGAGTGATCTGCGGGAGGCGCTGCGGCCCGCGGTCGAACGGGCGCAGCGGTACGTGCCGGTCGGCGGGGTCGAGCCCGACGCGCTGATCGACGCCCTCGAGGTCGCGATGACCACGCCGCTCGGGCCGCTGGCCGACGAGCGGCGGCTCGCCGACTTCGCCCCGACGGACCGGCTGTCCGAGATGGAGTTCGAGCTGCCGTTGGCCGGCGGCGACACCCCGGGCCGCGACGTGCGCCTCGGCGAGGTCGCCGGGCTGCTCACCGCCCACCTGCCCGCGGGCGACCCGGTCCGGCCCTACGCCGACCGCCTGCGCGCGCCCGACCTCGCCGGGCAACCGCTGCGCGGCTACCTCACCGGCAGCATCGACGCCGTGCTGCGCGTCCCGGGCGCCGACGGCCCGCGCTACCTGGTCGTCGACTACAAGACCAATCGGCTGCACCCGGCCGGTGTCGCGGCGACCGCGTGGCACTACCGCCCGGAGGTGCTCGGCCCGGCCATGCGGGCATCGGACTACCCGCTGCAGGCGCTGCTGTACCAGGTCGCGCTGCACCGCTACCTGACGTGGCGTCAGCCCGGTTACGAACCCGCGAAGCACCTCGGCGGCGTGCTCTACCTGTATTTGCGAGGCATGTGCGGGCCCGGCACGGCGGGGCCCGACGGTGTCCCCGGCGTGTTCGCGTGGGCACCGCCCGCGCAGCTCGCCGTGGCCGTCTCGAACCTGCTCGCCGGAGGTGCGCCGTGA
- the recC gene encoding exodeoxyribonuclease V subunit gamma, with amino-acid sequence MLHVHRSASADVLVTELGRHLAVPAGDPFAPEIVAVPAKGVERWLAQRLSHVLGAGPDGAGDGAGICANVVFSSPTRLLDDALRAAGGGVPAGVSTGDDGASADPWAPERAVWPLLRILDGGGAGDRIEAHLAGGDRRYAVAARLAALFATYGQERPELIQRWAAGRDETDDGTPVPADLAWQPPLWRRLREEIGVPSPAERLEEALARLADEPGCAALPERFSVFGLNRLSRTRLRVLATLAQRREIRLWIQHASPALWAAVAVGDGPRHPLVRSMSRDVRGLQARLAQVAPGHGDIQHPAPPRPDTLLGRLQVALAADEVPAPAERPLLAADDHSVVVHSCHGRARQVEVLRETVLERLAADPTLQPRDILVMCPDIEQFAPLVAAAFAERDAGEGAERGPGHPAAGLRVRLADRALRQANPLFGTLATLLELARGRVTAAAVLDLAATAPVRRRFGFDAEDSERLADWVADARICWGVDAAHRRRYALPTAQGTWRDGLDRLLLGVAMEAGQTWLGEAVPLDDVDSAKIGLAGRFAELVDRLGHALTAIAQPHPLDEWVDLLLDAVLSLAAPGPGEAWQTVSLASELEDLRDAAGGSDTPLTPGDVAALLAGRLAGRPTRASFRTGTLTVCTMVPMRSVPHRVIVLLGLDDGTFPRAGVVDGDDLLARAPRPGERDPRSEDRQLLLDAVGAAGEHLIVLYTGADERSGAPIPPAVPVGELLDALDGVARTADGRSVAAHVTVRHPLQVFDPRNFGVDLPGAPAPARRPISFDRAALAGARALLAPRTAARELVDGALPPCAPGPVELTDLIRMLTHPARGFLRQRLEIGFPDEDTDPPDALPVELDGLSEWAIGDRLLRQRLRGIPIDVCCALELRRGALPPGALGRRVLSRVGARVDAITAMVADELGTEPRIVDIDVELRVAGVPRRLTGTVGGVRGVDFLRVEYSSLKAKQRLSAWIELLALLAMHPDEKWRGTVVGRRSDRAARRVLGPVEPDAGSAVLADLIALRDEGLRRPLPLPVATAERYVSKLLTGSDHRFALDEAEEKEWAGKFAERADDAYCLVYGPNAPLGTLDVQEFSELAVRVWQPLLAAES; translated from the coding sequence ATGCTCCACGTGCACCGGTCCGCGAGCGCGGACGTCCTCGTCACCGAGCTGGGCCGGCATCTCGCGGTGCCCGCCGGCGATCCGTTCGCACCCGAGATCGTCGCGGTGCCGGCGAAGGGCGTCGAGCGCTGGCTGGCCCAGCGGCTCTCCCACGTCCTGGGGGCAGGTCCGGACGGCGCGGGCGACGGTGCGGGCATCTGCGCGAACGTCGTCTTCTCCTCCCCCACCCGGCTGCTCGACGACGCCCTGCGGGCCGCGGGCGGTGGGGTGCCGGCCGGCGTGTCCACCGGCGACGACGGCGCGTCCGCCGACCCGTGGGCGCCGGAGCGGGCGGTGTGGCCGCTGCTGCGGATCCTCGACGGGGGCGGGGCCGGTGACCGCATCGAGGCCCACCTCGCCGGTGGCGACCGCCGGTACGCGGTCGCGGCGCGCCTGGCCGCGCTGTTCGCCACCTACGGCCAGGAGCGCCCCGAGCTCATCCAGCGCTGGGCGGCCGGCCGGGACGAGACCGACGACGGCACACCCGTCCCCGCGGACCTCGCCTGGCAGCCGCCGCTGTGGCGGCGGCTGCGCGAGGAGATCGGCGTGCCCTCTCCCGCCGAACGGTTGGAGGAGGCGCTGGCCCGGCTCGCCGACGAGCCCGGGTGCGCCGCGCTGCCCGAGCGGTTCTCGGTGTTCGGCCTGAACCGGCTCTCCCGGACGCGCCTGCGCGTGCTGGCCACCCTGGCGCAACGACGCGAGATCCGGCTCTGGATCCAGCACGCCTCGCCCGCGCTGTGGGCAGCGGTCGCCGTCGGCGACGGGCCGCGGCACCCGCTGGTGCGCTCGATGTCGCGCGACGTGCGCGGGCTGCAGGCCCGCCTCGCGCAGGTCGCGCCCGGGCACGGCGACATCCAGCACCCGGCTCCCCCGCGTCCGGACACCCTGCTCGGCCGGCTGCAGGTCGCGCTGGCCGCGGACGAGGTCCCCGCCCCGGCGGAGCGCCCGCTGCTGGCGGCCGACGACCACTCCGTCGTCGTGCACTCCTGCCACGGCCGGGCGCGGCAGGTCGAGGTCCTGCGGGAGACCGTGCTCGAGCGGCTCGCGGCCGACCCGACGCTCCAGCCGCGGGACATCCTCGTGATGTGCCCGGACATCGAGCAGTTCGCCCCGCTCGTGGCCGCGGCCTTCGCCGAGCGCGACGCCGGCGAGGGGGCCGAGCGCGGCCCGGGGCATCCGGCCGCGGGGCTGCGGGTCCGCCTGGCCGACCGGGCGCTGCGGCAGGCGAACCCGCTGTTCGGGACGCTGGCCACCCTGCTCGAGCTCGCGCGGGGCCGCGTGACCGCCGCAGCGGTGCTCGACCTTGCCGCCACGGCGCCGGTCCGCCGTCGGTTCGGCTTCGACGCCGAGGACTCCGAGCGCCTGGCCGACTGGGTCGCGGACGCCCGGATCTGCTGGGGCGTCGACGCCGCGCACCGCCGGCGCTACGCGCTGCCGACCGCGCAGGGCACGTGGCGGGACGGCCTGGACCGCCTGCTGCTCGGGGTGGCGATGGAAGCCGGGCAGACCTGGCTAGGCGAGGCCGTGCCGCTCGACGACGTCGACTCCGCGAAGATCGGCCTGGCCGGGCGGTTCGCCGAACTCGTCGACCGGCTCGGGCACGCGCTGACCGCGATCGCGCAGCCGCACCCTCTCGACGAGTGGGTGGACCTGCTCCTCGACGCCGTGCTGTCGCTGGCCGCTCCCGGCCCCGGCGAGGCGTGGCAGACGGTCTCGCTGGCCTCCGAGCTCGAGGACCTGCGCGACGCCGCGGGCGGCTCGGACACCCCGCTCACGCCCGGCGACGTCGCGGCATTGCTCGCCGGGCGCCTGGCCGGGCGGCCCACCCGCGCCAGCTTCCGCACCGGCACGCTGACCGTCTGCACGATGGTGCCGATGCGCTCGGTGCCGCATCGGGTGATCGTGCTGCTCGGCCTCGACGACGGCACGTTCCCGCGCGCCGGCGTCGTCGACGGGGACGACCTGCTCGCTCGCGCCCCGCGCCCCGGTGAGCGGGACCCGCGCAGCGAGGACCGGCAGCTGCTGCTCGACGCCGTCGGCGCCGCTGGTGAGCACCTGATCGTCCTGTACACGGGCGCCGACGAGCGCTCGGGTGCCCCCATCCCGCCCGCGGTGCCGGTCGGCGAACTGCTCGACGCCCTGGACGGGGTCGCCCGGACCGCGGACGGTCGTTCGGTGGCGGCGCACGTGACGGTCCGTCATCCGCTGCAGGTGTTCGACCCCCGCAACTTCGGCGTCGACCTGCCCGGCGCGCCGGCGCCGGCCCGACGCCCCATCAGTTTCGACCGCGCCGCCCTGGCCGGCGCCCGGGCGCTGCTGGCCCCGCGGACGGCCGCGCGCGAGCTCGTCGACGGCGCCCTGCCGCCCTGCGCGCCGGGGCCGGTGGAGCTCACCGACCTGATCCGGATGCTCACCCACCCGGCCCGTGGGTTCCTCCGCCAGCGTCTGGAGATCGGTTTCCCGGACGAGGACACCGACCCGCCGGACGCGCTGCCGGTCGAGCTCGACGGGCTGAGCGAGTGGGCGATCGGCGACCGGTTGCTGCGACAGCGGCTGCGGGGCATCCCGATCGACGTCTGCTGCGCGCTCGAGCTGCGCCGCGGCGCGCTGCCGCCCGGCGCGTTGGGCCGGCGGGTGCTGAGCAGGGTCGGGGCGCGGGTCGACGCGATCACCGCGATGGTCGCCGACGAACTCGGCACCGAGCCGCGGATCGTCGACATCGACGTCGAGCTCCGTGTCGCCGGCGTCCCGCGGCGGCTGACCGGGACCGTGGGCGGCGTCCGCGGGGTCGACTTCCTGCGGGTCGAGTACTCGTCGCTGAAGGCGAAGCAGCGGCTCTCGGCGTGGATCGAGCTGCTGGCCCTGCTCGCGATGCACCCGGACGAGAAGTGGCGCGGCACCGTCGTCGGCCGGCGCAGCGACCGCGCCGCCCGGCGTGTGCTCGGGCCCGTGGAGCCGGACGCGGGGTCCGCGGTCCTCGCCGACCTGATCGCGCTGCGGGACGAGGGCCTGCGCCGTCCGTTGCCGTTGCCGGTCGCCACCGCCGAGCGGTACGTGAGCAAGCTGCTCACCGGGTCCGACCACCGCTTCGCCCTCGACGAGGCCGAGGAGAAGGAGTGGGCGGGCAAGTTCGCCGAGCGCGCCGACGACGCCTACTGCCTGGTCTACGGTCCGAACGCCCCGCTGGGGACGCTGGACGTGCAGGAGTTCTCCGAGCTCGCCGTGCGGGTGTGGCAGCCGCTGCTGGCGGCGGAGAGCTGA
- a CDS encoding alanine racemase — MRLPADLVTPALVVDADRMAANIAAMATLAAERGLALRPHAKTHKCLPIAAQQLAAGARGLTVATVAEAEIFADGGAADLFVAYPVWADAARGARLAALAERTALRVGVDSAEGAAALARAVPGLEVLVEIDSGHHRTGVAPADAGAVAVAAERAGLRVRGVFTFPGHSYAPGAPGAAAADEATALRAAADALGGAGIEAGERSGGSTPSAAHTGAEVTELRPGVYVFGDAQQLELGTIGEDGIALVAAGTVVSRAPGRVVLDAGSKVLGADRPAWASGFGRVPGHPDARVVALSEHHATVTWPTGPPPDLGEIVPVAPNHVCAAVNLAADLVVCRNGAVADTWPVAARGANT; from the coding sequence ATGCGGCTGCCGGCGGACCTCGTCACCCCCGCTCTGGTCGTGGACGCCGACCGGATGGCGGCGAACATCGCCGCGATGGCGACCCTCGCCGCCGAGCGGGGACTGGCCCTGCGGCCCCACGCGAAGACCCACAAGTGCCTGCCGATCGCCGCCCAGCAGCTCGCTGCCGGCGCACGTGGTCTCACGGTCGCCACCGTCGCCGAGGCCGAGATCTTCGCGGACGGGGGCGCCGCCGACCTGTTCGTCGCCTACCCGGTCTGGGCGGACGCGGCCCGGGGCGCGCGCCTGGCCGCGCTGGCCGAACGGACCGCGCTGCGCGTCGGCGTCGACTCCGCCGAGGGCGCGGCGGCGCTCGCCCGCGCCGTCCCTGGCCTCGAGGTACTCGTCGAGATCGACAGCGGCCACCACCGCACCGGCGTCGCGCCGGCCGACGCCGGGGCCGTCGCGGTTGCGGCCGAGCGGGCGGGCCTGCGGGTCCGCGGCGTCTTCACCTTCCCCGGTCACTCCTACGCCCCCGGTGCGCCCGGCGCGGCCGCGGCCGACGAGGCCACGGCGCTGCGCGCGGCGGCCGACGCCCTGGGTGGGGCCGGGATCGAGGCGGGGGAGCGCAGCGGCGGGTCCACGCCCAGCGCCGCCCACACCGGAGCGGAAGTCACCGAGCTCCGGCCCGGCGTCTACGTCTTCGGCGACGCTCAGCAGCTCGAACTCGGCACGATCGGCGAGGACGGGATCGCGCTGGTCGCCGCGGGAACCGTGGTGAGCCGCGCTCCCGGCCGGGTCGTCCTGGACGCCGGCAGCAAGGTCCTCGGGGCCGACCGCCCCGCGTGGGCGAGTGGGTTCGGCCGGGTGCCCGGTCACCCGGACGCGCGGGTCGTCGCTCTTTCGGAGCACCACGCGACCGTGACCTGGCCGACCGGTCCGCCGCCCGACCTGGGTGAGATCGTCCCGGTCGCGCCGAACCACGTGTGCGCGGCCGTGAATCTGGCCGCTGACCTGGTCGTCTGTCGCAACGGCGCAGTCGCGGACACCTGGCCCGTGGCGGCCCGAGGCGCCAACACCTGA